In the genome of Cryptomeria japonica unplaced genomic scaffold, Sugi_1.0 HiC_scaffold_1605, whole genome shotgun sequence, one region contains:
- the LOC131029386 gene encoding G-type lectin S-receptor-like serine/threonine-protein kinase At2g19130 — MGKLGLSLLFAVTMFIQLESNGAAVEAGDTLSLGASLTGNQTIVSKNGTFELGFFSPNGSNWYIGIWYAQIPEKTYVWVANRETPARNRSGVLKLSREGNLVLFDAEGASIWSVNTTNKASRAVILDSGNFLILSDGNKSEIPAWQSFDNPADTCLPGMVFGGQQKLVSWKSSSDPALGLFSLQVDPSGAKQLVLTWNNSVQYWESGIWDGKIYSGVPEIADKRLANMSVVSNSSGLFQSYTLIPSFKALVRFVVTKFGQVQVDVFDGGKYWSMIWSVPRDGCAVYGTCGAYGICYSKNLQFCSCGEGFKPVDDRAWVSQDWVSSGCVRQTPLNCSTDGFIDIGVTLPNDFASSYPASTKKDCRKACLRNCSCTAFSFSQPSGPCQIWSGDLLNMRNSAPSKSNSNVFIRVGPSQLSPKRKTTIPVGVVLGIVGALTLALGISSILIWRWYQQRSMDRRADSSESFLRLFSYKELKVATRNFRSILGSGGFGSVFKGCLSDGRDVAVKKMVASTQDEKQFRAEISSLGNIQHVNLVRLQGFCAEGSRRLLVYDYMPNGSLNSLLFTSDSKSKREVLDWKTRFEIAFGTARGLLYLHEECRDCIIHCDVKPENILLDGDLSPKLADFGLAKLVGRDFSRVLTTTRGTRGYLAPEWISGLPITPKVDVYSFGMTLLEIISGRRNLDFNMQDSSKFYFPTWAATQIYQAKMVNIVEEGVAEEANMGEVKRACVVALLCIQEGEEVRPSMREVVQMLEGMTELQTPHIPSSVFRPAHRSDTSSYNDSTS, encoded by the coding sequence ATGGGAAAATTAGGCTTAAGCCTGCTTTTTGCAGTTACGATGTTTATACAACTGGAGAGTAATGGTGCTGCAGTGGAGGCTGGAGATACTCTTTCGTTAGGCGCCTCGCTTACTGGAAATCAGACAATAGTCTCAAAGAATGGCACATTCGAGTTGGGATTCTTCAGCCCAAATGGAAGCAACTGGTATATTGGCATCTGGTATGCCCAAATACCAGAGAAGACATATGTTTGGGTGGCCAACAGGGAAACTCCCGCCAGAAACCGGTCAGGTGTTTTGAAGCTGTCACGAGAAGGTAATCTGGTGCTGTTCGATGCAGAGGGCGCATCTATTTGGTCAGTCAACACAACAAACAAGGCCTCCCGAGCTGTGATATTGGATTCTGGCAATTTTCTAATTCTGAGCGATGGCAATAAATCTGAAATTCCCGCTTGGCAGAGTTTCGACAATCCTGCAGATACCTGCTTGCCAGGGATGGTGTTCGGTGGACAGCAAAAGCTAGTCTCTTGGAAAAGTTCATCGGATCCTGCTCTTGGGCTTTTTTCCTTACAGGTGGATCCGTCTGGGGCCAAACAACTGGTGCTGACATGGAACAATTCTGTACAATATTGGGAGAGCGGGATTTGGGACGGCAAAATTTACAGTGGAGTTCCAGAAATTGCAGACAAACGTCTCGCCAATATGAGCGTTGTAAGTAATAGCTCAGGTTTGTTTCAAAGTTATACGTTGATTCCTTCCTTCAAGGCACTCGTACGTTTCGTCGTCACTAAGTTCGGACAAGTGCAAGTGGATGTATTCGATGGCGGTAAGTACTGGAGCATGATCTGGTCTGTGCCTAGAGATGGATGTGCCGTATATGGTACCTGTGGTGCGTACGGAATCTGTTACTCCAAAAATCTTCAGTTCTGCAGCTGCGGGGAAGGTTTCAAACCAGTAGATGATCGCGCCTGGGTTTCGCAAGATTGGGTGTCCAGTGGCTGTGTTCGGCAAACCCCGTTAAATTGCAGCACTGACGGATTCATCGACATTGGTGTCACTTTGCCGAATGATTTCGCTTCCTCATACCCTGCATCCACAAAGAAAGATTGCCGGAAAGCCTGCCTCCGCAACTGCTCGTGCACAGCGTTTAGTTTCAGTCAGCCTTCAGGGCCATGCCAAATCTGGTCTGGAGATTTGCTAAACATGCGCAACTCTGCTCCATCAAAAAGCAATTCAAATGTCTTCATTCGGGTAGGTCCCAGTCAACTTTCTCCGAAACGCAAAACCACAATTCCTGTGGGCGTAGTGCTTGGTATTGTAGGTGCACTCACCCTTGCTCTGGGTATCTCTTCAATTTTAATTTGGCGTTGGTATCAGCAACGATCAATGGACAGGCGTGCAGATTCCTCAGAGTCTTTTCTCAGACTGTTTAGTTACAAGGAATTGAAAGTTGCAACAAGGAATTTCAGGTCTATTTTGGGGAGCGGAGGATTCGGGTCAGTGTTCAAAGGCTGTCTATCAGATGGTAGAGATGTAGCCGTTAAAAAAATGGTGGCGTCAACACAAGATGAGAAGCAATTCCGAGCAGAAATAAGTTCTCTAGGGAACATACAGCATGTGAATTTGGTCAGGCTTCAGGGGTTTTGTGCAGAAGGATCGAGACGGCTACTGGTTTATGATTACATGCCCAACGGTTCTCTAAATTCCTTACTGTTCACCAGTGATTCCAAAAGTAAACGGGAGGTACTTGACTGGAAGACCCGATTTGAGATCGCATTTGGCACTGCAAGAGGGTTACTTTATCTCCATGAAGAATGCCGAGATTGCATCATTCACTGCGATGTTAAGCCCGAAAACATTCTGCTGGATGGTGATTTGTCACCGAAATTGGCCGATTTTGGGTTGGCAAAGCTGGTGGGTAGAGATTTTAGCCGTGTGCTGACCACAACAAGAGGAACGAGAGGGTACTTGGCTCCAGAGTGGATCTCCGGTCTTCCCATAACTCCCAAGGTTGATGTCTACAGTTTTGGTATGACGCTCTTGGAAATCATTTCAGGACGAAGAAATCTGGACTTCAACATGCAAGATTCAAGTAAGTTTTACTTTCCCACATGGGCTGCAACTCAAATTTACCAGGCGAAAATGGTTAATATTGTGGAGGAGGGTGTTGCAGAGGAGGCAAACATGGGAGAGGTAAAAAGAGCATGTGTTGTAGCGTTGTTGTGCATTCAAGAGGGCGAGGAAGTAAGGCCAAGCATGAGGGAAGTGGTGCAGATGTTGGAAGGGATGACGGAACTTCAAACTCCACATATTCCGAGCTCTGTGTTTAGGCCAGCACACCGAAGTGACACAAGCAGCTACAATGATAGTACTAGTTAG